Genomic DNA from Nyctibius grandis isolate bNycGra1 chromosome Z, bNycGra1.pri, whole genome shotgun sequence:
GGCTCTTGAATATCACACGTTGGTACATCCTGTGAAGTATTCACTGCAGGTGCGTCTTACCAAGCTCATAGTCTTGAGGGTGCCTTCAGCTCCAGAGACCGTTTAGGAGCTTTAATCACATTGTCAAAGCAGATAGCAGAGTTGTTAATGTGGCATTTAGTCCGGATGCGCTTATGAGAGCAAACCAGCAGTCGCTGTGTGCCATCAGCTCAGGACTCCGAGCCATGTACAGCTATAGTGACTTGGCTGGGATGGCCCCATGCAAGTCCAGGATAAAGCCGTGATCCCCCCAGCCTCCGCAGCACTCTGGTCTGCGAAGGGTCCCGTTTGTCAGAGGACAGCAGGTTCCTGGAAAGCTGTGAGCAGGAAGGAGGACAGGAGGGGAGATGGTGGATGCGATGCTGTCTCGCTCCCCAGCAGCAGTAAGTCCGTTGCTGTACGCTGCATCCCCGTGGGAGCCAGTGCATTGCGTGGAGCGTGAACAAGTGTGGCTGGCATTCGAGAAAGAGGGTTATTTGACTCAGGGTGGAAAATGTGGCTCCCGGCAGAGGAGTGGGAAAGCCTGCATATTTcactggggaggggaaggaattTGAACCTCCGTGGGGACTTGGTATTTGGTAACGATTGGTCTCTCCCTCCAAAAGCAGAGAGANNNNNNNNNNNNNNNNNNNNNNNNNNNNNNNNNNNNNNNNNNNNNNNNNNNNNNNNNNNNNNNNNNNNNNNNNNNNNNNNNNNNNNNNNNNNNNNNNNNNTGCTGAGCCATCATCACCTGGAAGAGAGACAGCGCAGTCAAGAGGTTGCCcaggggttttttggggggggctgTCAAGGCTGCAGGGcttcaggctgtgctgccaAAGTAGGGCTGCCTGCAAGGCTCCCCATCACCCACAGGCAGGGGAAAGCTGCCTGCTGAATCCCCAGCATTTTGCTGCAGGAAGCCTAGCCCTGACACCCCACTAGGAGCATCAAAGGAAGGGTGAAAAAAAGGGATCCCTGAACCACAGCCCACACAAAAGCCTCGCTGAGCCCCGTCAGAAACTCCCCCTTCGCTGCTACTACCACCCGGgaagcaggcaggcagggtgctgagcACTGCAGCACCCCATGACTGCACCAAACCCTGCAGGAGACCCCGGAGAGGGGCATGGGGCGAGCCCAGCAGGGGacagctgcctgcagcaagATGGTGAGCATCTCCCCAGGAGGAGGCAGCCGGCCATTGCTGGCAGGGCAGCCGGCACAGGGATGGCTCGGTGGCCCTACATGCCAGGCGGGAGCTGTGCCGGGCAAATATTTACCCGGCAGGATAGCGTGGCTTTTATACAGCTGCATTATCAGTCATCTGTACGTGGCTTGGGTATCATGCACACAGTGGCACTATCTGCGGGCTGTATCCAGCTGCAGGGAAACCACCGCCTTCGCCCAGCAGCTGGGGCCAGGAGTGGCTCTCCTGAACTGGGGGTGACTGGGGAAAGATCAACAAGCGTGGGCGCAGGAGGTGCAGCTGCAAGCGAAGTGAGACGTGACCCCACAGCACTCGGCGGCCCCAGGGCTAAAGCAGGCAGTTATCAGCACTGAGGTGGGGaagaaaaccccaacaaccCTGCGCACGCGAGGCAAGGGACCAGTAACCTCATCCAGGAGTACTGGGACAGCGTCCTGGCACTCCAGGAACACGGGCTTCGTTAAAGTGGGGGTTGTTGGATAGAAATAgcaaataaggaaagaaaaaataaaaggtgagCTGGGCaactcccccctcccccagcctcGGTGGCTGGAGGCTTTGGAACAGCTTCTGCAAGAAAATGGTAAAAGAAAGGCTTGGAGGTAAATGGAAAATATGATAAAGTATCTAACAGGTTTACCAAAGATAGAGCATGCCAGCCTAACCCGATATCCTTCTCTGATAAGTGATATTCTagacaaagaaaatgcagtagatTTTATCTCTCCAGACCTCAGTGAAGCATTTGATGCAGTGCCACATGGGGAACTGCTAAGCCAGGCTGAAGACTGCGGTGATTAAAAGCCTGCGGCCGCCAGCGAGCTGGCTGCAGGTGGGACGGGGAAGGGAAGTGCCTTGCACCGCAGTGTGTGGTTACCAAGGCATTGCCCAAGGGCCTGGGACCAAGCCTGTGTGCTGTTTCTATTAGTCACCTTGACATAAGGCGTAGGAAATGCcgtcaaaacagaaaagggcaGAAAAAACCCAGTGACCTCAGAGAGGAGCAACAGGCGATGCAGAGCGATAGTCACACCTGAGGATTAACAGGAATTTCTACTCATCACTGGAAAACCACCAATGCAAGAAAGGCCTTTGAGGACGAACCGAGGACAAACCAAGGACAAGCAGACAGGGATGCCTCAGGCAGGGGACCGCGTGAATTTAGCTGTTGCATTTGGGGATGAAGAAGCTGGCTGGGATGCTAGGACCTGGCTTTGGTTTGCCCTTGACCATACATCCCCTAGTCCCACTACTGTTATTTCTGCAAGATCAAGGGAAAATAGTTCTTAGAAACTAATCTTCCCCACGCAGGTTGAGACAAGCATGGAAATGGGGGAGAGCAAGACCCCAGGACCAGCGCTGCCATAAATCACCTGCCAGGCAGGCCTAACCCATGCAAGTGCTGCATTTCTGTAAGAAACGTGAAGCCCTGACTCCTGCTCCTCACCCCGTCTCTAGATCCCTGCAGCTGGGTGCAGCCTGAGCACGCTCACGTGCTCCTTACCAGAAGGCAGCTGCTTCGTCGCAGAGAGGGTGGTCTGGAAACTCGCCAGCACCCGCCGCCCGTGCAGGTCCTGCACCGGCCGGTAATTGTTCTGCAGAGGTTTGCTGTCGTCGTTTCTCAGGCTCATCACCAGCATTGACATCTGGAAGGAGAATGGTGTGAGCAGAGCGGGGTGCATCCTGCCTTGGGGAGCCAGGTGAGCCCCAGGGGACAGGCACGGACAGTGCATGCCTGCAAGGAGAGGCTGGGCAAGACCCAGCGCGGAGCTCATCGCCCCGAACAGACCTGCTCATGGGAGAGCAGCATGGTCTGGTTGAAGACTGTCCACTTCACCGTCTGGTAGCAGGGAGGGGTGGTCAGAGAGCCGTTGTAGTGGAAGTAGAGTTTCAGGTTGGCAGGCAGCAGACCTGCAATGTTGAACCCAGGCACCAAGACCTCctcacctgggagaagaaacacCATGGGAGTGAGACCAGGGCAACCCCTTAGAGGATAACAGGCAGGACCAGCATGGAGATCATGGGCAGCCTGGCACTGCATGTGCCAGGGTCCCCACTGCTGGCACTGGAGAAAGAGCAGTGGGTTTGCCCTGGAGGCAGGGGAGAGCACGTGCGAGCAGAGGGCACCTTGGAGAGCTGTTTCTGTACAAGCTGTGCAACGCTCCCCTTCTCACACCCCTACAGCAAAcgcctgctgcagcccctctctGCCATGCAGCGGGTTtctctgctgggctgcagcccctgAGCCAAGTACTAGGTAAGACAGGGCCTTACCTTCTCTTTGGATTTCGTACAGATGCTCAAGTATTTCCTGATAGTACGGGTTCTCCCTTGGCCCAACCTGCAACACAGAGACCCCACAGTCATGACAAGGACAGGGGCCGGATGGAGACCAGCTGGTGATGGCAGTGCCAGCAGGGAGGTATTGCTCCCTGTGAGAGGCACCCTGTCCCGGTGACCCCTTCCTCCTATCAGGGCTGCTCTTCCCTCTGGGCTgccctttctctccccttccccacaggAGCATTTGCACCTTTGCCGGTCCCCCAAACTGTGCCTGACTCTGCCCACCTCAGTCCCTGTCTCCCCCCTGCTCCTACCCCTTCTTGCCCAGGGCTGACCTATGGGACTCACCTCCAGGAATGCTCCCAGTACGGCCAAGCCATCTGGGTGGACCATCGCCTCCTGAAAGCTGTCATACTTGGTGTTGTAGTGGACCACGTGTATCTGGAAGGGAAACATGCAATCCCGATGCAGGATGGGCACCTCCGGGAGGTGCTCACCCCCACAGGGCTCCAGCCTGCTGGAGCACGGGCTGGGAGAGACATGCACCCATTATGAGCACCCCTCCTAGGAGGGGAACATGCTGGTGGGACCGAGAAAATGTGCTAGTGCAAAGCAGCAAGAGTGAAGGTCTGCCCGCAGGAGCTTCCCTGTTCAGGGACAGCAAACCAGCACTCTGCCCTAGAGAGCAGGGGGTCAACTGCAGAGCCAGGCTCAGTTTGAGGACAGCAGCTAGAGAAGGAGGGATAAAACCAGAtgggagctggcagagcaggaggacaGTGTGTACAGAGTAAACAGTCCCTGCAGCTCCCAAAGCAGGCTGCTCACAGCAGCCCGGGAAGctggctcccccagcccagggactgctgctgctcctgctccatcaGCCCAGGACCAGgctgcacagaatcacagactggttggggttggaagggacctctggagatcatctagtccaactccctgccaaagcaggttccctaGGGTCGTGTCCAGgggggttttgaatatctccagacaAGGggactccccaccctccctgggcaacctgttccagggctctgtcaccctcaaagtaaagtttttcctcatatttagatggaacttcccatgtttcagtttgtgcccgttaccccttgtcctgacactgggcaccactgagaagagtctggccccatgctcttgacacccgcccctaaggtatttgtaggcattgataagatcctccctcagtctcttcttctccaggtaAGCGCAGGGACAGGCTGCACGGCTCGCacacagccagccccagcccacccgCAGGCAGAGCATCCTGGAGGGTGCTCTCCTCCTCACCTGCACACCGC
This window encodes:
- the CA9 gene encoding carbonic anhydrase 9, whose amino-acid sequence is MSRAALRVCLLLLAALGRAGSQHDPEHGGEDPPHSPGKGPGHSHWSYEDREHWGVDYPDCAGTVQSPININTAKTVFSPQLRPIQLSGYSLPANEKLRLRNNGHTVLLELPGSLAITGGYAQQYRAVQLHLHWGSPSGPGSEHTVNRHRFAAEIHVVHYNTKYDSFQEAMVHPDGLAVLGAFLEVGPRENPYYQEILEHLYEIQREGEEVLVPGFNIAGLLPANLKLYFHYNGSLTTPPCYQTVKWTVFNQTMLLSHEQMSMLVMSLRNDDSKPLQNNYRPVQDLHGRRVLASFQTTLSATKQLPSGDDGSRIRTKCHINNSAICFDNVIKAPKRSLELKAPSRL